The following coding sequences lie in one Ascaphus truei isolate aAscTru1 unplaced genomic scaffold, aAscTru1.hap1 HAP1_SCAFFOLD_312, whole genome shotgun sequence genomic window:
- the LOC142483257 gene encoding histone H2A type 1-like produces the protein MSGRGKQGGKTRAKAKTRSSRAGLQFPVGRVHRLLRKGNYAQRVGAGAPVYLAAVLEYLTAEILELAGNAARDNKKSRIIPRHLQLAVRNDEELNRLLGGVTIAQGGVLPNIQAVLLPKKTESHKPAKSSK, from the coding sequence ATGTCTGGAAGAGGCAAACAAGGCGGGAAAACTCGCGCTAAGGCCAAGACTCGCTCATCTCGGGCTGGGCTGCAGTTCCCAGTCGGCCGTGTGCACAGGCTGCTTCGGAAGGGAAATTATGCTCAGCGTGTGGGGGCCGGAGCCCCGGTCTATTTGGCCGCAGTGCTGGAGTATCTGACCGCTGAGATCCTGGAGTTGGCCGGTAACGCCGCCCGGGACAATAAGAAGTCCCGCATCATCCCCCGGCACCTGCAGCTCGCTGTGCGGAACGACGAGGAGCTGAACAGGCTGCTCGGAGGGGTCACCATCGCTCAGGGGGGTGTCCTGCCCAACATCCAGGCCGTGCTACTGCCCAAGAAAACCGAGAGCCACAAACCGGCCAAGAGCAGCAAGTGA
- the LOC142483255 gene encoding histone H1-like codes for MAETAPAPPAESAAKKKQPKKAAGASKSRPAKSGPSVSDLIVRAVSASKERSGVSLSALKKALAAGGYDVEKNNSRLKLALKGLVSKETLIQLKGSGASGSFKLNKKQLESKEKAAKKKEAGKPKKPVAKKPAKSPKKPKKAPAGVKKSPKKVKKPAAAKKPAKSPKKSKAAKPRKAVKSPAAKKAEKPKTAKSPAKAKAAKPKAAKPKRAAASKK; via the coding sequence atggccgagaccgctcctgctcctccagctgaaagcgccgccaagaagaagcagccgaaGAAAGCGGCCGGAGCCTCGAAAAGCCGCCCAGCAAAGTCCGGTCCCAGCGTGTCCGATCTGATAGTGAGAGCTGTGTCCGCCTCTAAGGAGCGCAGCGGGGTCTCCCTGTCCGCTCTGAAGAAGGCTCTGGCTGCAGGAGGCTACGATGTGGAGAAGAATAACAGCCGCCTCAAGCTGGCTCTCAAGGGCTTGGTGAGCAAGGAAACCCTGATCCAGCTGAAAGGGAGCGGAGCCTCCGGATCGTTCAAGCTGAATAAGAAGCAGctggagagcaaggagaaggcggccAAGAAAAAGGAAGCGGGGAAACCCAAGAAGCCAGTGGCAAAGAAACCCGCCAAGTCCCCCAAGAAACCCAAAAAGGCTCCGGCGGGAGTGAAGAAAAGCCCCAAAAAGGTCAAGAAACCGGCGGCCGCCAAGAAGCCAGCAAAAAGCCCGAAGAAGTCTAAAGCTGCCAAGCCCAGGAAGGCTGTGAAGAGCCCGGCGGCTAAAAAGGCCGAGAAGCCAAAAACTGCTAAGAGTCCAGCGAAGGCCAAGGCAGCCAAACCCAAAGCAGCAAAGCCCAAGAGGGCGGCAGCTTCTAAGAAGTGA
- the LOC142483258 gene encoding histone H2B 1.1-like, whose protein sequence is MPEPAKSAPAAKKGSKKAVTKTQKKDGKKRRKSRKESYAIYVYKVLKQVHPDTGISSKAMGIMNSFVNDIFERIAGESSRLAHYNKRSTITSREIQTAVRLLLPGELAKHAVSEGTKAVTKYTSAK, encoded by the coding sequence ATGCCTGAACCAGCCAAGTCTGCGCCAGCGGCCAAGAAGGGCTCTAAGAAAGCCGTGACCAAGACCCagaagaaggatgggaagaaGCGTAGGAAGAGCAGGAAGGAAAGTTACGCGATCTACGTGTACAAAGTGCTGAAGCAGGTTCACCCTGACACCGGCATCTCCTCCAAGGCCATGGGCATCatgaactcctttgtgaatgaTATCTTCGAGCGCATCGCAGGGGAATCGTCCCGTCTGGCTCATTACAACAAGCGCTCGACCATCACTTCCCGGGAGATCCAGACCGCTGTGCGCCTGCTGCTGCCGGGAGAGCTGGCCAAGCACGCCGTGTCCGAGGGCACCAAGGCGGTCACCAAGTACACCAGCGCCAAGTAA
- the LOC142483265 gene encoding histone H3 — protein MARTKQTARKSTGGKAPRKQLATKAARKSAPATGGVKKPHRYRPGTVALREIRRYQKSTELLIRKLPFQRLVREIAQDFKTDLRFQSSAVMALQEASEAYLVGLFEDTNLCAIHAKRVTIMPKDIQLARRIRGERA, from the coding sequence atggcccggaccaagcagaccgcccggaaatccaccggAGGGAAGGCTCCCCGTAAGCAGCTAGCGACCAAGGCTGCCAGAAAGAGCGCACCGGCCACCGGCGGAGTGAAGAAGCCTCACCGCTACCGGCCCGGTACTGTGGCTCTCAGGGAGATCCGCCGCTACCAGAAGTCCACCGAGCTGCTCATCCGCAAGCTGCCCTTCCAGCGCCTGGTCCGGGAGATCGCCCAGGACTTCAAGACTGACCTGCGCTTCCAGAGCTCGGCTGTCATGGCTCTGCAGGAGGCCAGCGAGGCTTATCTGGTGGGGCTCTTCGAGGACACCAACCTGTGCGCTATCCACGCCAAGAGGGTCACCATCATGCCCAAGGACATCCAGCTGGCCCGCAggatcagaggggagagagcttaG